A stretch of DNA from Curtobacterium sp. MCBD17_035:
GCTCGCCACGACCCGTTGGCTCGTCGCGATCCTCGAGACGCACCAGCAGGCCGACGGCTCGGTCGTCGTGCCCGAGGTCCTCCGCCCGTACCTCGGCGGCACCGAGGTGATGGAGCCGCGATGACCGACGACCTCCGCGAGCAGGCCGTCCCCGACCCCGGGGCGAGCTCGGGTGCGACGTCGACGGCGCCGCGGCCGGACCACTGGCTCGTGGCGCTCGACATCGACGGGACGGTCATGCGCGAGGACGGCGTCATCACCGACGCGACGAGCGCGGCCGTCCATGCTGCGGTGGAGGCCGGACACGAGGTGATGCTCTCGACCGGTCGCAGCGCCTCCATGACGTTGCCCGTGGTGGCGGCCCTCGGGATCCGCCCACGGTTCCTGGTGTGCGCGAACGGCGCGATCACGCTCGAGCGGAGCGACGCCCCCGAGGACGCCGAGCGCGGGGGCTACCGCCGCGCGTTCGTGGAGTCCTTCGACCCGACCGAGGTCCTCCGCACCATCCGCGGGTCCCTGCACGGCGCCGCGTTCGGCGTCGAGGACGAGACGGGCCACTACCGCGTGCACGGGATCTTCCCCGAGGGCAGCCTGAGTTCCGACGTCGAGCACGTCGCGTTCGACGACCTCTTCGGCGTCGAGGCCACCCGGGTCGTCGTCATCTCGCCGAACCACGACCTCGACGACTTCCTGCGGGCGGTGGACCGGATGGGCCTCCACAAGGTGTCCTACAACGTGGGGTGGACCGCCTGGCTCGACATCGCGCCCGAGGGCGTGACCAAGGCCAGCGCGATGGAGCGGGTCCGGTCCGTGCTCGACGTCCCACGGTCGCGCGTGTTCGCGGCGGGCGACGGCCGGAACGACATCGACATGCTGCACTGGGCCGCCGAGTCCGGCCGCGGCGTCGTGATGGGCCAGGCGCCCGAGGACGTCGTCGCTGCCGGCGGTGAGGTCACCGGGAGCGTCGCGGAGGACGGCCTGGCCGCCGCACTCGCGACGCTCCCGCGCTGACCCGGCCCGGTTCCCGGTTCCCGGTTCCCGGTTTCCGGTTCCCGGTTCCGCAAGATCGCAGTCGTTGCCGTTTCGACGGTGGTGTGAGCAGCAACGACTGCGATCCCGGTGGGATGACGTGGCGTCAGCCGCAGAACTCGTAGGGCGGCACCCGGTCCGTGCTCACCCAGATCGACCGCACCTGCTGCGGCGTCGACCGCACGTCGAACACGATCCAGGCACCGTGGTCCTGGTAGCCGCGGTAGTCCTCCTGGTCGTCCTCGCGGATCTGCACGAGGTCGGGGTGGTGCGCCTCGAGGGTCGCCAGCGGTGTGCCGAGCGTGTCGCCCTGCGCCGTCTTCGGCGAGGAGGCCCCGGCGCCCTGCAGGAGGATCCCGTGCACGACGTCGCGCGCGTCCGGCAGTGCCTGGGTCCACACGGAGGAACCGGTCCGCCGCCACATCGCGATGTTCGGGTTCGGGCAGTCGTCCGAGCGCGTGTACGCGGTCATGGACGCGCCCTCGGCCGTCACCGAACCGCCGATGGTGAGCGGCCCGACGCCGGCACCCGTGATCGTCCACGTCGTCGGGTCGGCGAGGTCGAGCGTCGGGGAGGCGGATGGTGTGGCGGCCGGCGGCGTGGTGGGCGTCGCGGTCGTGCTGGGCGTGGGCGTCGTCGCGGTGGCCGACGCACTCGGGCGTCCGGTGTGGCCGACCGTGGTGGCGGTGTCGGCCGCGGTCGAGGTGCTGCAGCCGGCGAGGGTGACGACGAGAGCGGTCGCGGCGATCAGGACGATCGCGGACCGCGGTGTGGTGGACATCGAGGCGTTCCGTTCCGGGAGACGCCGGTGCCCCGTGGCATCCGCTCCACGTCCCCCGTCGCTCATCTTGGCGGACTGGTCGACGGTGCGTGGCGGCTCCACGATCACGGTTCCGTCACATCGATCACGGTTCCGTCACGGGGTGCGGGAGGCGCCTCCCGGCCGTCCCGGCCGCCGCTCGTCCGCCGCATCGCGAGATCGCAGAAGGTGCCGCTTTGGGGGTGCTCAGAGCGGCAACAACTGCGATCTCGACGGGAGGGTCGGCGATGGGGTTGGCGGGGCGGGCGCGGGCCGTGCCTCCCGGCCGGGAGGCTCGCTAGACTCTCACGCGCCGGTCGCCACCGTCAGGTGGTCCAGCCAGGAGGGTTGTCCGAGCGGCCGATGGAGCTTGTCTTGAAAACAAGTGGGCAGTGATGTCTCGTGGGTTCGAATCCCACACCCTCCGCCTGTAGTTACAAGGGATTGGGGCGTTAGCCCGACGTCCTACTGGTCCTCACGGACCGGCTGTGTGTGCAATGTGCGTGCTCCGCCTCCTCTCGCGCTCATCATGAGGGCGTCCATCGCCTCCGCTGCTCGCCGGTTCGTCTCGTCGAGCAGGTGGCCGTAGAGGTCAGAGGTGATGGCGAGCGTGGAGTGCCCGAGGCGCTTGGACACGGTGCCCAGATCGACGCCGGAGGCGAGCATCAGCGACGCGTGCATGTGCCGCAGACCGTGGAAGCGCATCCGCGGGAGGCCCGCGCGGGTTACGAGCACGTCAAATCGCTTCGTGACGTAGTCGGGCCGCAGCGGCTCCCCGAGCGCCGTGGTGAACACGTAGCCGGACGGGTTGTAGGTCGACCCCAGGAGCTCGGCCTCCTGGGCCTGACGGACCTGCCAGGCGATGAGGGATCCGACGACGTTCGCGCCGAGAAGCACACGCCGATCCTGACCCGCGTCCGTCTTGACGGCGCCGACTTCCACCCGGGACCCGACCTGCACCCGCTGCTGGCGGACGGTCACCTGGGCTCGAGGGAGGTCGACGTCGGACCAGCGGAGGCCGACGATCTCGCCGCGGCGCATGCCGGTGTAGAGCGCGAACTCGAACAGGACACCGAGCCGCTCGTCGGTGAGGCCGTCGAGGAACTGCTGTGCCTGCTGCGGTTCCCACATCGTCATCGGCTTCCGCGCAGGCGTCGGCACGGTGACGTTCGCTGCCGGGTTGCTCGCGATCAGGTCGAGGCGCTCCGCGTCCGCGAGCGCAGCCCGCAGGGTGGAGTAGATCCGGCGCACGGTGACGCCGCCTCGTCCGTCGTCGCGGAGCTTCCGCACGAGAGCGTCGATGTGGTGCCGGCGGAGGTCCGTGAGCTTCAGCGCGCCGACCTGCGGCACGATGTCGTTCGTCACGTACGCCGAGTAGGTGTACGCGGTCGAGGCCCGCAGGCCGTCATCCACGCGGCGGCGCAACCACTGCTCGAGGTACTCGCGCACCGTCAGCTTCCGGTCGACTCGGTAGCGGCCGGTGCTGAGCTCCGTGAGCTTCGCAGCTCGAGCCTGCTGCGCTTCACGCTTCGTCGTGAACGTGGACTCACGCAGCTGCAGCCGCTTGCCGGTGCCCGGGTCCTTCCCCGCGCTGATGTAGAAGCCCCACGACCCGTGTCCGGTCTCCGTGAGCAGCCGTGGGCACGCAGCGGCTCGCTGTGCGTCCGTCGCACGGTCGGGGAGCGACCCGTAGGACTTGCCGTCCGGTCGCCGGCAGCCACAGCGCCGGTAGATGTCAGCCACGAGGGTCCGGCCCGTACGGGTACCGAAGGTCCACGAGGGCGACGTAGATCATCGCGAGCCCGTCCGTTCCCGAGATGTCGAGACGAACGGACTGGACCGTCGCCTGGCGTCCACCCGTGAGGTCAACGATGCTGCCGACGGGTGGGTAGATCGCGTCGGCCAGGTAGCCGACTTTGTCGCCGTCAATCATGAAGCAGGTGCAGTAGTCGCTCCTGCTGGAGTCGAAGTGAAAGGTGCGCCCTTCGCCCTCCGGCTGCTGGTATGTCGTCATCGTCAGTTCCTTTCGTTGGGTAGCTGCTCGCCGGCGCGCCCCGGGATGGACGCTCCGAGAAGTCCCCGCTCTCGAGCGCGCTGGATCCAGCGCCGCAGCGTCGGTTCGGATTGATGCCAGGCGAGCGCGAGGTTCTTGATCGGCGCGTTCGGCCAACGCTCGAGGGCGAGCTTGTAGGCACGGGCGACCGTCTCGAAGAGCGCGGGGTCGAGGGACTGACTTCGGACACGCTGTGGCGCCTCTGGGAAGTCGTCAATCGCGGCCGAGGCCTCGTCGCCCCACTGCTGCACCTTGGATACGGCGGCAAGCAACTCGGGCAGCTTGACGTGGCGCAGGATCCGGGAGGTGATCTCCCCGGAGGCGAGCTCGTGGCCGGGAGTCAGAGCGCCGATGATCAGGCCCTTGCAGGCGAGACGGCCGCTCGGCGTGCGGGCGAGGGTGATGTACACGGGCGGGACGTTCCGATCTGTCGGAACGTCCGGTTCGAGGCGGATCCAGGTCCGATCCCGGATGAGGTCGGCGACCACGTCCACGTGCTCCGAGTGCGCGGGGAACAACCCGTCAGGGTGCCACTCGGCTGGGAGCTTCGTCGTGTCGTCCACGGCTTCTATGTAACCAGGCCTGTCACCAGTGCGCAACCCCTATCAAAGTGATGTGCACGTTTGACGGCGTACCGACACGGCACCGACCCTGAGTAACAACGAAAGGGAGGTGCACCGATGATCGACCTCATCGAAGAAGTGGCCGCGGCGCGGCAGCTGCCGACTCCGCGGCTCGCTCGAGAGATCCGCCTCGCAGCCGGAGTTTCCCAGGCCCGCCTGGCAACTCAGCTTGGCGTGCAACGCGTCACCGTCGCGCGCTGGGAGAGCGGCGTGCGGCGTCCGCGGGGGCAGAACCTGCTCGCGTACGTCGGCTTGCTGCGGAACCTGCAGGAGGTGCGTCAGTGACCCTCGACGACATCCGCGATCACGCGACGATCGCGCTGTGGCCTGACGCCGGCGTTCTGCTCGGCCTCTCGAAGAACAGCACCTACGCCGGTGCACGAAGCGGCGAGATCCCAACGATCCGGATCGGCAGTCGCTACCTCGTGCCTGTCCGACCCTTCCTCCGCCTCGTCGGAGCTGATGACGAACAAGACCCCCGAGCGGATGCAGCCGCTGCGGGGGTCGAGACCCAGGGCGCCTGATGAGCGATCCCCAGATGGAGAAGAACAAACACAGCATGCCACGAACCTCTGACATCCGTGAGGTAAGCCTCCCGGACGGCGTCGACCAGTACCTCGAGCAGGTGGGTGATCAGCTGCTCGCCGGCCGCACGGAGCTGTGGCGCATCCCGCCTGGCGTCCTCAGCCTTTGGACCTACGCCCAGACCGTCGCCCGGCAGCCGTTGCTCGAACAGATCGCTCGGCTCAACGCCGAATGCGACCGCCTGTACGTCGAGGTCGCTCGCCGCACACCGCCGACAGCGCCCGAGCACGTGCCGTTCGCCGAGCTCCAGCGACGCCGCACCGAGATGTACGGGGGTGGCCGATGACGGACACCGTTCCCCGGCAGCTCGTCCTCACTTCCATGGCGGACGTCGAGCCCGAACGGCAGCTGTTCCTCTGGACCGGACGCATCCCGATGGGAACCGCGACGATCTTCGCCGGCCGCGGCGGCGAGGGGAAGTCGACCTTCTCGCTCTGGCTCGCGTCCCACGTCACCCGCGGCACACTCGACGGCGAACACCAGGGAGCGCCCGGCCGTGTGCTCCTCGTCGGCCACGAGGACGACCTCGCCACCATCGTGGTGCCCCGGCTGCTGGCCGCCAACGCCGACATGAGCCTCGTGTCGTCGGTGAAGGTCCGCACCGTCGTCGAGGGGTTCGAGCTCGACGAGGTGCCGTCGCTCGTCGACGACCTCGCCCGCATCCGGGAAGCAGTCCAGCGGACCAACGCGCGCCTGATCATCGTCGACCCCCTGACCTCCGTCATGGCCGGCGCGAACCTCGACAAGACCGCCGACGTCCGCAAGGCGCTGAACCCGTTCGTCGCCCTCGCCGGGGAGCTCGGAGTCGCAGTCGTCGCGATCATGCACCTGCGGAAGGGCAGCGGCGACACCCGCGACCTCATGTCCGGCTCCCACGCCTTCCGCGACGTCGCCCGTAGCGTCATCCTGTTCGCCACCGATGAGGACACCGGCCAACGCGTCGCCACCGTCGACAAGTCGAACTACAGCGAAGCGCGCGGCGACTCGTTCGCATTCGAACTCGAGAGCACCCGCGTCCCCGTCGCCATGAACGAGTGGGCCACCGTCGCCCGCGTCAACTACCTCGGCGACACCGACACCACCGTCGACGACATCGTCAACCGGCCTGACCCCACCGACGTCACCGACCTCGGCGAGAACATCGGCGCCGTCGTCGACTGCGTGAACGCCCACCCCGGCGGCATCCGCACCAAGGAAGTCGCCGACCAGCTCGCCATCAGCCGCAACGCCGCCAGCCGCGACCTCGGACGAGCCGTCAAGCGAGAGCTGATCCGCCGCGTCTCCTACGGCCTGTACTACCCCCGCGCAACCGCATCACCGAGTGCACCACCTACAGAACCTGGTGCACCTGATGCCCTTGGTGCCCTTACGTCCTAAATCCATCAAGTGCACCAACAGCACCA
This window harbors:
- a CDS encoding site-specific integrase, yielding MADIYRRCGCRRPDGKSYGSLPDRATDAQRAAACPRLLTETGHGSWGFYISAGKDPGTGKRLQLRESTFTTKREAQQARAAKLTELSTGRYRVDRKLTVREYLEQWLRRRVDDGLRASTAYTYSAYVTNDIVPQVGALKLTDLRRHHIDALVRKLRDDGRGGVTVRRIYSTLRAALADAERLDLIASNPAANVTVPTPARKPMTMWEPQQAQQFLDGLTDERLGVLFEFALYTGMRRGEIVGLRWSDVDLPRAQVTVRQQRVQVGSRVEVGAVKTDAGQDRRVLLGANVVGSLIAWQVRQAQEAELLGSTYNPSGYVFTTALGEPLRPDYVTKRFDVLVTRAGLPRMRFHGLRHMHASLMLASGVDLGTVSKRLGHSTLAITSDLYGHLLDETNRRAAEAMDALMMSARGGGARTLHTQPVREDQ
- a CDS encoding AAA family ATPase produces the protein MTDTVPRQLVLTSMADVEPERQLFLWTGRIPMGTATIFAGRGGEGKSTFSLWLASHVTRGTLDGEHQGAPGRVLLVGHEDDLATIVVPRLLAANADMSLVSSVKVRTVVEGFELDEVPSLVDDLARIREAVQRTNARLIIVDPLTSVMAGANLDKTADVRKALNPFVALAGELGVAVVAIMHLRKGSGDTRDLMSGSHAFRDVARSVILFATDEDTGQRVATVDKSNYSEARGDSFAFELESTRVPVAMNEWATVARVNYLGDTDTTVDDIVNRPDPTDVTDLGENIGAVVDCVNAHPGGIRTKEVADQLAISRNAASRDLGRAVKRELIRRVSYGLYYPRATASPSAPPTEPGAPDALGALTS
- a CDS encoding helix-turn-helix domain-containing protein; this translates as MTLDDIRDHATIALWPDAGVLLGLSKNSTYAGARSGEIPTIRIGSRYLVPVRPFLRLVGADDEQDPRADAAAAGVETQGA
- a CDS encoding helix-turn-helix transcriptional regulator translates to MIDLIEEVAAARQLPTPRLAREIRLAAGVSQARLATQLGVQRVTVARWESGVRRPRGQNLLAYVGLLRNLQEVRQ
- a CDS encoding HAD hydrolase family protein, with the protein product MTDDLREQAVPDPGASSGATSTAPRPDHWLVALDIDGTVMREDGVITDATSAAVHAAVEAGHEVMLSTGRSASMTLPVVAALGIRPRFLVCANGAITLERSDAPEDAERGGYRRAFVESFDPTEVLRTIRGSLHGAAFGVEDETGHYRVHGIFPEGSLSSDVEHVAFDDLFGVEATRVVVISPNHDLDDFLRAVDRMGLHKVSYNVGWTAWLDIAPEGVTKASAMERVRSVLDVPRSRVFAAGDGRNDIDMLHWAAESGRGVVMGQAPEDVVAAGGEVTGSVAEDGLAAALATLPR